The Streptomyces cynarae genome contains a region encoding:
- a CDS encoding carbohydrate ABC transporter permease yields MTTSLKKPPRASGPGSFGDRRGGGRARTVSGGTRTAGKTGGRTGYAFVTPLMAVFALFYLWPVLQSVMSSFFTWGLLRPWNLFDRSTWQFAGLANYRHTLSDPDFWHAGANSLLWLVLFPLLVVGISLVVAVAIWHARRWSVVFRTVFVLPMTISLAAAGVIWSFVYNPDAHIGVLNAVLKALHLQGTLDVGPLHLKTTGQWLADPGTLNLGFYDIRLVNVFVIIAAAWAFAGYGVITFSAGLASLPQELVDSARVDGCRPLQVVRHVIVPHLRQPMRIVFVVSVIFALRTFDIVYVMTSGGPGTDSTVLGLLPWQEAFAFLTSPQAGQGAAVAVLMSAVLIALGFPYLKSMLPRKESR; encoded by the coding sequence ATGACCACTTCCCTCAAGAAGCCACCGCGCGCGAGCGGTCCCGGATCCTTCGGTGACCGCCGCGGCGGCGGCCGCGCACGGACTGTCTCGGGCGGCACGCGTACGGCAGGAAAGACGGGCGGCCGCACGGGCTACGCGTTTGTGACCCCGCTGATGGCGGTCTTCGCCCTGTTCTATCTCTGGCCTGTTCTGCAGAGCGTCATGAGCAGCTTCTTCACCTGGGGCCTGCTGCGGCCGTGGAACCTGTTCGACCGCTCCACCTGGCAGTTCGCGGGCCTGGCCAACTACCGCCACACGCTGAGCGATCCGGACTTCTGGCACGCCGGCGCCAACTCGCTGCTCTGGCTCGTCCTCTTCCCGCTGCTGGTGGTGGGCATCTCCCTCGTGGTGGCGGTGGCCATCTGGCACGCCCGCCGCTGGTCGGTGGTGTTCCGCACGGTGTTCGTCCTGCCCATGACGATCTCCCTGGCGGCGGCGGGCGTCATCTGGTCCTTCGTCTACAACCCGGACGCGCACATCGGCGTGCTCAACGCGGTCCTCAAGGCGCTGCACCTCCAGGGGACGCTCGACGTCGGTCCGCTGCACCTCAAGACGACGGGCCAATGGCTCGCCGACCCCGGCACACTGAATCTGGGCTTCTACGACATCCGCCTGGTCAACGTCTTCGTGATCATCGCGGCAGCCTGGGCATTCGCCGGTTACGGCGTCATCACCTTCAGCGCGGGGCTGGCATCGCTGCCGCAGGAACTCGTCGACTCCGCGCGGGTCGACGGCTGCAGGCCGCTGCAGGTGGTGCGCCATGTCATCGTGCCGCACCTGCGGCAGCCCATGCGCATCGTCTTCGTGGTCAGCGTGATCTTCGCGCTGCGGACGTTCGACATCGTCTACGTGATGACCTCGGGCGGACCCGGCACGGACTCCACGGTTCTCGGGCTGTTGCCCTGGCAAGAGGCGTTCGCCTTCCTCACCTCGCCGCAGGCGGGACAGGGCGCCGCCGTCGCGGTGCTGATGTCGGCCGTGCTGATAGCGCTCGGCTTCCCCTACCTGAAGTCGATGCTCCCCAGGAAGGAGTCACGGTGA
- a CDS encoding carbohydrate ABC transporter permease, with translation MRKRLTVTALYGSLTAASLVWMVPVVTALAISVLPIGQTRSGWWHGGLSQLTLANYRDAWSQGLSLYVAPSFVITLGSVLVSLLLGALASYAFARLEFRFKRLAYFLLLTTMIVPVQIILIPLLPWLRLLGLAQGDLQYLGIILVHTAFGAGWAVFMMSAFFADVPEELLEAARLDGASHLGQLRYVVLPLALPGLVSFAIIDFVFVWNDLLLGLTLLDRDHQPLTVGLANLQSPHLAQENLVSAGSIMVVLPPLLLFIALNRFYVRGLFAGGVKG, from the coding sequence ATGAGGAAACGGCTCACCGTCACCGCGCTCTACGGCTCTCTGACGGCCGCCAGCCTGGTGTGGATGGTGCCAGTGGTCACCGCGCTCGCGATCTCGGTGCTACCGATCGGCCAGACCCGCAGCGGCTGGTGGCACGGCGGTCTGTCGCAACTGACGCTCGCCAACTACCGGGATGCGTGGAGTCAGGGGCTGTCGCTGTACGTCGCGCCGAGCTTCGTCATCACGCTCGGATCGGTGCTGGTCTCGCTCCTGCTCGGCGCGCTCGCCTCGTATGCCTTCGCCCGCCTGGAGTTCCGCTTCAAGCGACTGGCGTACTTCCTGCTGCTGACAACCATGATCGTGCCGGTCCAGATAATCCTCATCCCGCTGCTTCCGTGGCTGCGCCTGCTGGGACTGGCGCAGGGCGACCTGCAGTACCTCGGCATCATCCTGGTCCACACCGCCTTCGGAGCAGGCTGGGCCGTCTTCATGATGTCCGCGTTCTTCGCCGACGTGCCAGAGGAACTGCTCGAGGCGGCCCGGCTCGACGGTGCCTCCCACCTGGGCCAACTCAGGTATGTGGTACTGCCGTTGGCCCTGCCGGGACTGGTGTCGTTCGCGATCATCGATTTCGTCTTCGTGTGGAACGACCTCCTGCTCGGCCTCACACTGCTCGACCGTGATCATCAGCCCCTCACGGTCGGCCTGGCCAATCTGCAGTCGCCGCATCTGGCGCAGGAGAACCTGGTGTCGGCCGGTTCGATCATGGTCGTCCTGCCGCCGCTGCTGCTGTTCATCGCCCTCAACAGGTTCTACGTACGCGGGCTGTTCGCCGGAGGAGTCAAAGGATGA
- a CDS encoding carbon-nitrogen hydrolase family protein yields MSVLNVVALQLAAEPGNVAGNVERVLDAVRTHGRGSDLVVTPELITTGYDLDMFDERGAELAEPLDGPTVSAVAKAAAELGTTIVLGILERDGEAVYDTAAIILPDGSVYPFRKTHLYPAELTRFSAGQGLLTVDTPAARIGPLICFEHAFPELATTLALAGTHTLVIPSAVPIGYEYLLTLRTRARAQDNQMFAVACNLTGSGFTGHSLIVDPAGKVLASAGAEETALRARLDLDLITRERDQEPALSMRQADLYRPEAVDRLGVMTAGER; encoded by the coding sequence ATGAGTGTGCTGAATGTCGTCGCCCTGCAGCTGGCGGCCGAGCCAGGCAATGTGGCGGGCAACGTGGAGCGCGTCCTGGACGCCGTGCGCACACACGGCCGAGGCAGCGACCTGGTGGTGACACCCGAACTGATCACCACCGGTTACGACCTGGACATGTTCGACGAGCGCGGCGCCGAACTGGCCGAGCCCCTCGACGGTCCCACCGTGTCCGCCGTCGCGAAGGCGGCCGCAGAGCTCGGCACAACCATCGTCCTGGGCATCCTGGAACGCGACGGCGAGGCTGTCTACGACACCGCTGCCATCATCCTGCCCGATGGGTCGGTGTACCCGTTTCGCAAGACCCACCTCTACCCCGCTGAGCTCACCCGGTTCAGCGCCGGGCAGGGCCTGCTCACCGTGGACACACCGGCCGCCCGGATCGGACCGCTCATCTGCTTCGAGCACGCCTTCCCCGAACTGGCCACCACCCTGGCGCTGGCCGGCACGCACACGCTCGTCATCCCCTCAGCCGTGCCCATCGGCTACGAATACCTGCTGACCCTGCGGACCAGGGCGCGCGCCCAGGACAACCAGATGTTCGCCGTCGCCTGCAACCTCACCGGCAGCGGCTTCACCGGCCACTCCCTGATCGTCGACCCCGCGGGGAAGGTGCTGGCCTCGGCGGGCGCGGAGGAGACCGCTCTGCGTGCCCGACTCGACCTCGACCTGATTACCCGGGAACGCGACCAGGAGCCGGCACTGAGCATGCGGCAGGCCGATCTGTACCGTCCGGAGGCCGTGGACCGGCTCGGTGTCATGACGGCGGGTGAGAGGTGA
- a CDS encoding glycoside hydrolase family 125 protein — MSGQIQAAAAGALSAGLPKPLDLGNGLVAGSFGGDGSWLSLGAPHPVHGFVELLAAPPFDEERRGDPAAVRRYREQLTQERFAFLRLDLPDEQVPERRAGVDSEGRPVWRRTGRGWTCSVTAWALPDRAALVQRYVIEAIPGLRAVLRFGGRLDRSALAEITEVNPPAALSVDSHVEMSPSELTVSAPVLATSARVTVHATAGRWTSEVGGAIQWTMSAGDGQPVEITVTVSLAPPPWPGDGRRAAATAPRITQADPPGTLEHIAAGAVRYVLGCTAFDVGEGERTILTDHRLLPLSWTRDAYYQALLLLCAAPDDQGITDVVAAHLRWLWGKGRTPGAPWMRSHLSDGRPKDLAVQADQQLYPLLELADYRRVTGRWPAPPGDGGADASKQWGALITEVWQGLPREGHDGLLAGAENPADDPSELPFTLSTQILYWHTASQLAPFSAELNLDALRLERTAQDLPGAIVRAFTCEGPLGPQWVYETDGNGHYRLYHDANDLPTAFAPAWGFCSSDDKEWATTMRFAFSPHNAGHVAGPYGGLGSVHTPGTWTLGDAQELAVALTTADATRARLVLERIGLVAGADGLLPETYHADSGRWLARHWFAWPAAVFGILHFGITGGWHNGWRV, encoded by the coding sequence GTGAGCGGGCAGATCCAGGCCGCGGCGGCGGGCGCGTTGAGCGCCGGCCTGCCCAAGCCGCTCGACCTCGGCAACGGGCTTGTCGCCGGATCCTTCGGCGGCGACGGATCATGGCTGTCCCTCGGCGCCCCGCACCCGGTTCACGGCTTCGTCGAGCTGTTGGCCGCACCGCCCTTCGACGAGGAACGGCGCGGCGACCCGGCGGCCGTGCGCCGCTATCGGGAGCAGCTGACGCAGGAGCGGTTCGCGTTCCTGCGCCTCGACCTGCCTGACGAGCAGGTGCCTGAGCGCCGGGCCGGTGTGGACAGCGAAGGCCGGCCCGTCTGGCGGCGCACCGGACGTGGATGGACCTGCTCGGTGACGGCTTGGGCCCTGCCGGACCGAGCGGCGCTCGTCCAGCGGTACGTGATCGAGGCCATACCCGGTTTGCGTGCGGTGCTGCGGTTCGGCGGCCGACTGGACCGCAGCGCGCTCGCAGAGATCACCGAGGTCAACCCGCCTGCGGCTCTCTCGGTGGACAGCCACGTGGAGATGTCGCCCAGCGAACTCACCGTCAGTGCACCGGTACTGGCCACCTCGGCGCGCGTGACGGTGCACGCAACGGCCGGTCGCTGGACGTCCGAGGTCGGCGGCGCCATACAGTGGACAATGAGCGCGGGCGACGGCCAACCTGTCGAGATCACCGTCACGGTGTCGTTGGCACCGCCCCCGTGGCCGGGCGACGGCCGCCGCGCCGCCGCCACCGCACCTCGCATCACGCAGGCCGATCCGCCCGGGACTCTGGAGCACATCGCGGCCGGAGCCGTGCGCTACGTACTGGGCTGCACCGCATTCGACGTCGGTGAGGGAGAGCGCACCATCCTCACCGACCACCGACTGCTCCCCCTGAGCTGGACCCGCGACGCCTACTACCAGGCGCTGCTCCTGCTGTGCGCGGCGCCCGACGACCAGGGCATCACTGATGTGGTGGCCGCCCATCTGCGGTGGCTGTGGGGTAAGGGACGCACACCCGGCGCACCCTGGATGCGGAGCCACTTGTCCGACGGCCGGCCCAAGGACCTGGCAGTCCAGGCCGATCAACAGCTCTACCCCCTCCTGGAGCTCGCCGACTACCGGCGTGTCACGGGCCGGTGGCCCGCCCCGCCCGGCGACGGCGGCGCCGATGCGTCGAAACAGTGGGGCGCCTTGATCACCGAAGTCTGGCAGGGCCTGCCCCGAGAGGGCCACGACGGTCTGCTGGCCGGTGCGGAGAACCCCGCCGACGACCCCAGCGAACTGCCCTTCACCCTGTCCACGCAGATCCTGTACTGGCACACCGCCTCGCAACTTGCCCCGTTCTCCGCCGAGTTGAACCTCGACGCGCTACGACTGGAACGGACCGCACAGGACCTGCCAGGCGCCATCGTCCGGGCCTTCACCTGCGAGGGACCGTTGGGCCCACAGTGGGTTTACGAGACCGACGGCAACGGCCACTACCGGCTCTACCACGACGCCAACGACCTCCCCACGGCTTTCGCCCCCGCCTGGGGCTTCTGCTCGTCCGATGACAAAGAGTGGGCCACCACCATGCGGTTCGCGTTCTCCCCGCACAACGCCGGACACGTCGCCGGACCGTACGGGGGGCTGGGATCGGTGCACACGCCGGGGACATGGACACTGGGCGACGCACAAGAACTCGCCGTCGCGCTGACCACGGCAGACGCCACCCGCGCCAGACTGGTGCTCGAACGCATCGGCCTGGTCGCGGGCGCCGACGGGCTGCTTCCTGAGACCTACCACGCCGACAGCGGACGGTGGTTGGCCCGCCATTGGTTCGCCTGGCCCGCTGCTGTGTTCGGAATCCTCCACTTTGGTATAACCGGTGGCTGGCACAACGGGTGGCGTGTATGA
- a CDS encoding extracellular solute-binding protein, whose protein sequence is MIDPKEPLPVYVQLKNLLIQEIVDGRYGPGDRLPTEQELCTIYQISRTPVNRALTEMAEEGIVVRQRRHGSFVNPGWIPPNTAASTLKVVVPEGSWEATVLAAAPPELSLDIVQVGLSDLRQVLVRAVAEGRAPDLAIMDSVWVHEFAASGFLASLEELDPDWVHDEYEGDFVEPFRSANKFDGHPVAVQAEADVAGIWYRRSDLAAVGHQPPRTWAELATLGRALAQRGTAIPLTLPGGSLAGETATYCLLSLLASNGAGVLGHDAVTLDTAAVTESLTFLRELLHAGVISAESVSYERHVPIHQLAHGQASMAIGGSYDAPALAAAASLTTESLLDQFGFIAMPAGPRGHSATLAGGMVYGIFRQAASPKLSMRLLRAVTSIEALTRMSKDTWQLAPRRTALQRAAQQSSFLRTTATMLQQAVVRPSTPPYARVSAQLYALLESVLLGRRDPRAAAARTADMISAITGLPVA, encoded by the coding sequence GTGATCGACCCCAAAGAGCCGCTGCCGGTCTACGTTCAGCTGAAGAATCTGCTGATCCAGGAGATCGTGGACGGCCGGTACGGCCCCGGTGACCGGCTGCCCACGGAGCAGGAACTCTGCACCATCTACCAGATCAGCCGGACGCCGGTGAACCGTGCCCTGACGGAGATGGCCGAGGAAGGGATCGTGGTGCGCCAGCGCCGCCACGGTTCCTTCGTCAACCCTGGGTGGATACCCCCGAACACCGCCGCCAGCACCTTGAAGGTCGTCGTCCCCGAGGGCTCCTGGGAAGCCACGGTGCTCGCTGCAGCGCCGCCGGAGTTGTCCCTGGACATTGTTCAGGTGGGGTTGTCCGACCTGCGCCAGGTGCTGGTACGCGCCGTCGCGGAGGGTCGGGCTCCCGACCTGGCGATCATGGACTCCGTATGGGTGCACGAGTTCGCGGCTTCCGGCTTCCTCGCCTCGCTGGAGGAACTCGACCCCGACTGGGTCCACGATGAATACGAGGGCGACTTCGTCGAGCCGTTCCGCTCCGCGAACAAATTCGACGGCCACCCGGTCGCAGTCCAGGCGGAGGCGGACGTCGCCGGCATCTGGTACCGGCGCTCCGACCTCGCCGCCGTCGGGCACCAGCCACCGAGAACCTGGGCCGAACTGGCCACACTCGGCCGCGCCCTGGCCCAGCGCGGCACGGCCATACCGCTGACGCTGCCCGGCGGCTCCCTCGCTGGCGAAACCGCCACCTACTGCCTGCTCTCGCTGCTCGCCTCCAACGGCGCAGGAGTCCTCGGCCACGACGCCGTCACCCTCGACACAGCCGCGGTCACGGAATCCCTGACGTTCCTTCGCGAACTCCTCCACGCAGGCGTCATCTCTGCCGAGTCGGTGAGCTACGAGCGCCATGTGCCCATACACCAACTCGCCCATGGCCAGGCCAGCATGGCCATAGGAGGCAGCTACGACGCCCCTGCCCTGGCAGCCGCGGCATCACTCACCACCGAGAGTCTGCTCGACCAGTTCGGGTTCATCGCGATGCCTGCCGGCCCTCGCGGCCATTCCGCCACGCTCGCCGGCGGCATGGTTTACGGCATCTTCCGGCAGGCGGCCTCCCCCAAGCTGAGCATGCGCCTATTGCGCGCCGTCACCTCCATCGAGGCACTGACACGCATGTCCAAGGACACCTGGCAGTTGGCGCCACGCCGCACCGCACTCCAACGCGCCGCCCAGCAGTCATCGTTTCTGCGAACCACAGCCACCATGCTGCAGCAGGCCGTCGTACGCCCCTCCACGCCACCGTACGCGCGAGTCTCCGCGCAACTGTATGCCTTGCTGGAATCGGTCCTTCTTGGACGCCGCGATCCCCGGGCCGCCGCCGCCCGCACCGCAGACATGATCAGCGCCATCACGGGACTGCCCGTGGCCTGA
- a CDS encoding dihydrolipoyl dehydrogenase family protein yields MSESHETQEGVPYDVVVLGAGPAGANVADRARVAGLSVAVVEQELVGGDCAYWACVPSKALLRPVIALADARRVDGARQAVTGRVDADGVFTRRNRSVSDWDDTRQALFLKSIGADLFRGHGRLDGPRRVTVTRDDGARQILTARHAVAIATGSRPALPDIPGIDEARPWTSRQGTESSTVPTRLAIIGGGGVGIEMATLWQGLGSQVTLLARRRLIPRMEPFAGELVAQGLSEAGVDVRIGVQVTALRRPDPEGPVTLTLDDGGELEADEVLCATGRIPATDDIGLDTVGLAPGSWLDVDTTCLVKGVDGDWLYALGDVNHRALLTHQGKYQARTAGDAIGARAAGRPLDDTPWGDHATTADQHAVPQVFFSDPEAAAVGLSAEQAEHAGYRIKTVDLDFNAAQGANLYADGYQGHARLVVDLDREVLLGVTFVGPGVSELLHSATIAVAGEIPLKRLRHAIAPFPTVSEIWLFLLAAYQHDQETP; encoded by the coding sequence ATGAGCGAATCGCACGAAACCCAGGAAGGAGTGCCTTACGACGTGGTCGTGCTGGGCGCAGGCCCGGCTGGTGCGAACGTCGCCGACCGCGCCCGTGTCGCTGGCCTCTCCGTAGCGGTCGTGGAACAGGAACTGGTCGGCGGTGACTGCGCGTACTGGGCCTGCGTGCCCAGTAAGGCGCTGCTGCGGCCGGTCATCGCGCTCGCCGACGCGCGGCGCGTGGACGGTGCCAGGCAGGCTGTAACCGGTCGGGTAGACGCCGATGGCGTCTTCACCCGTCGCAACCGCTCTGTCTCCGACTGGGACGACACCAGACAGGCTCTGTTCCTCAAGTCCATCGGAGCCGACCTCTTCCGTGGCCACGGCCGTCTCGACGGGCCCCGACGGGTCACCGTCACCCGTGACGACGGCGCCCGGCAGATCCTCACGGCCCGGCACGCAGTGGCCATCGCCACCGGCAGCCGACCGGCGTTGCCCGACATCCCGGGCATCGACGAGGCCCGTCCCTGGACGAGCCGGCAGGGCACCGAATCCAGCACCGTGCCCACTCGCCTCGCCATCATCGGCGGCGGCGGAGTCGGCATCGAGATGGCCACTCTCTGGCAGGGCCTCGGCTCCCAGGTCACGCTGCTCGCCCGGCGCCGTCTGATCCCCCGCATGGAACCCTTCGCCGGCGAACTGGTCGCTCAGGGATTGAGCGAGGCGGGCGTGGATGTGCGGATCGGCGTGCAGGTGACCGCCCTGCGCCGCCCGGACCCGGAGGGGCCGGTCACCCTCACCCTCGACGACGGCGGCGAGCTGGAGGCCGACGAGGTCTTGTGCGCCACCGGCCGCATCCCCGCCACCGACGACATCGGCCTGGACACGGTCGGCCTCGCCCCCGGCTCCTGGCTCGATGTGGACACCACCTGCCTGGTAAAGGGGGTCGACGGCGACTGGCTGTACGCCCTCGGCGACGTCAACCATCGAGCCTTGCTCACCCATCAGGGCAAATACCAAGCCCGGACCGCAGGCGACGCCATCGGCGCCCGTGCCGCCGGCCGCCCGCTGGACGACACGCCCTGGGGCGACCACGCCACCACCGCCGACCAGCATGCCGTACCCCAGGTCTTCTTCAGTGACCCCGAGGCGGCGGCGGTGGGCCTGAGCGCCGAGCAGGCGGAGCACGCCGGGTACCGCATCAAGACCGTCGACCTCGACTTCAATGCCGCCCAGGGCGCCAACCTCTACGCCGACGGCTACCAGGGCCACGCCCGGCTGGTCGTCGACCTCGACCGGGAAGTCCTCCTCGGAGTGACCTTCGTCGGCCCCGGCGTCAGCGAACTGCTGCACTCGGCAACCATCGCGGTCGCCGGCGAGATCCCGCTCAAACGGCTCAGGCACGCGATCGCCCCCTTCCCCACCGTCAGCGAGATCTGGCTCTTCCTCCTCGCTGCCTACCAGCACGATCAGGAGACGCCGTAG
- a CDS encoding carboxymuconolactone decarboxylase family protein — protein MLALSETIARGRGHIGETQLRAAGAVGVTDAEIAVVVGNLALNILTYYFNVLADTDIEWPVVTPHTDA, from the coding sequence GTGCTGGCCCTGTCCGAGACCATTGCCCGCGGCCGCGGGCACATCGGTGAGACGCAGCTCAGGGCTGCCGGGGCCGTGGGCGTCACCGACGCCGAGATCGCCGTGGTCGTGGGCAATCTGGCGTTGAACATCCTCACGTACTACTTCAACGTCCTCGCCGATACCGACATCGAATGGCCGGTCGTCACCCCGCACACCGACGCCTGA
- a CDS encoding SDR family NAD(P)-dependent oxidoreductase, with product MSSVDLAGRVALVTGATSGIGAATAALLAERGAHVLVAGRDRSRGEAVVASIRDRGGKADFLAADLGEAESVRKLAREAADLGGGRVDILVNNAGIFPFGPTDQIRDSDVDAVYALNVKAPFRLVAELAPAMAERGHGAIVNVTTMVAEYGVSGMALYGSSKAALNLLTKAWAAEFGPRGVRVNAVEPGPTRTEGAAGMGDGLDALAAQAPAGRPAAPKEIAEAIAYLAGDTASFVHGAVLPVDGGRTAV from the coding sequence ATGAGTTCTGTTGATCTGGCTGGACGTGTGGCCCTGGTGACCGGAGCGACCAGCGGTATCGGCGCCGCAACTGCAGCGCTGCTCGCCGAGCGGGGCGCGCACGTGCTGGTCGCCGGGCGTGACAGGTCCCGCGGCGAGGCCGTGGTCGCCTCAATCCGTGACCGGGGCGGCAAGGCCGACTTCCTCGCAGCCGATCTGGGCGAGGCGGAGTCGGTGCGGAAGCTGGCGCGGGAAGCCGCCGACCTGGGAGGCGGCCGAGTGGACATCCTGGTCAACAACGCGGGCATCTTCCCGTTCGGCCCGACGGACCAGATTCGGGACAGCGACGTGGACGCCGTCTACGCCCTGAACGTTAAGGCCCCGTTCCGCCTCGTCGCGGAACTCGCGCCGGCCATGGCCGAACGCGGGCACGGCGCGATCGTCAACGTCACCACCATGGTTGCCGAGTACGGCGTCTCTGGTATGGCCCTGTACGGGTCGAGCAAGGCCGCGCTGAACCTGCTGACCAAGGCTTGGGCCGCCGAGTTCGGCCCGCGCGGGGTACGGGTCAACGCCGTCGAGCCCGGTCCGACCCGCACGGAGGGCGCCGCCGGCATGGGTGACGGCCTCGACGCCCTCGCCGCCCAGGCGCCCGCCGGCAGGCCGGCCGCACCGAAGGAGATCGCCGAGGCGATCGCCTACCTGGCCGGTGACACGGCAAGTTTCGTCCACGGAGCGGTCCTGCCCGTGGACGGCGGCCGTACGGCCGTCTGA
- a CDS encoding LysR family transcriptional regulator, with protein MELRELRAFVAVMQEGGLSAAARRLQISQSALSQTVSGLERQLGVKLLVRSSTGVRATEAGTALLGEARAVLARHDQALRAMAPYTGPGGGALRIGIPLELPSGLLDAPLAELAEAHPDTRVQARHLSTAEQLAALQAGELDVGFLRERPMGPEFDALLVVRERLGVLLAAGLAAELVGPEGIALDALVGLQWVGFPRSGSPAWYDELTAILRGHGLDLGPEAPEGQALIADVKLAAVGAGRAFTLAPPNWQQPLPGHVTWSPLVGHPLVRRTWAVWPADSRRRDLGRFIAALDRSVGS; from the coding sequence ATGGAATTGCGGGAGCTGCGGGCGTTCGTCGCGGTGATGCAGGAAGGCGGGCTGTCCGCGGCGGCACGTCGGCTGCAGATCAGCCAGTCGGCGCTCTCCCAGACAGTCAGCGGACTCGAGCGGCAGCTCGGCGTGAAGCTGCTGGTGCGCAGCAGTACGGGCGTGCGCGCCACGGAAGCCGGTACGGCCCTGCTCGGCGAGGCCCGTGCCGTCCTGGCCCGGCATGACCAGGCGCTGCGGGCGATGGCCCCGTACACCGGTCCAGGAGGAGGGGCTCTGCGGATCGGGATCCCGCTGGAACTGCCCTCAGGGCTGCTCGATGCACCACTGGCGGAGCTGGCCGAGGCCCATCCGGACACCCGGGTGCAGGCCCGGCACCTTTCCACGGCCGAACAGCTGGCCGCCCTGCAGGCCGGTGAGCTCGACGTCGGCTTTCTGAGGGAGCGGCCGATGGGACCAGAGTTCGACGCACTGCTGGTCGTACGGGAACGGCTGGGCGTGCTGCTGGCCGCGGGCCTGGCCGCCGAACTCGTCGGACCGGAAGGCATCGCGCTCGACGCACTGGTCGGCCTGCAGTGGGTCGGGTTTCCCCGCTCCGGCAGCCCCGCCTGGTACGACGAACTGACCGCCATCCTGCGCGGCCACGGCCTCGATCTCGGCCCCGAGGCTCCGGAGGGACAGGCCTTGATCGCCGATGTGAAGCTGGCTGCCGTGGGTGCCGGACGCGCTTTCACCCTGGCCCCGCCCAACTGGCAGCAGCCGCTGCCAGGCCATGTGACGTGGTCGCCGTTGGTCGGGCATCCGCTCGTGCGGCGCACCTGGGCCGTGTGGCCGGCCGATTCGAGACGGCGCGACCTGGGTCGGTTCATCGCCGCACTCGACCGGTCGGTGGGCAGCTAG
- a CDS encoding HAD family hydrolase gives MAGPIAVLFDIDETLVHTGDSGRRSWSWAFDRLHGVAADIGKHTSAGETDPQVGRETFNAVLGREPNCDEMVRLYAAYLRHLSEDIWTSEGYRVLDGVEETLQRIADAGVILGLLSGAMEGAARIKLEPGKLGHYFVFGAYGSDSPDRAEITRLAMAKAARLHGRDLTRADVYVVGDTPRDIEAAHAAHATAVGVASGRYTAEELRAAEADHVLTALTEAFPNL, from the coding sequence ATGGCCGGACCGATAGCGGTTCTGTTCGATATCGACGAAACCCTGGTCCACACCGGAGACTCCGGAAGACGTAGTTGGTCCTGGGCCTTTGACCGGTTGCACGGGGTCGCAGCCGATATCGGAAAGCACACCTCGGCTGGGGAGACGGATCCACAGGTCGGGAGGGAAACGTTTAACGCCGTGCTCGGTCGTGAACCCAATTGCGACGAGATGGTCCGCCTGTACGCCGCGTACCTGCGGCACCTGTCGGAGGACATCTGGACATCGGAGGGATACCGCGTCCTGGACGGCGTCGAAGAAACCTTGCAACGGATCGCGGATGCCGGGGTCATCCTCGGGTTGCTGTCCGGCGCGATGGAAGGCGCGGCCAGGATCAAGTTGGAACCGGGCAAGCTCGGCCACTACTTCGTTTTCGGTGCCTATGGCTCGGACTCTCCGGATAGGGCGGAGATCACCCGCCTGGCGATGGCCAAGGCCGCTCGGCTGCACGGGCGCGATTTGACCCGCGCCGACGTCTACGTGGTCGGCGACACCCCCCGGGACATCGAGGCCGCGCACGCGGCCCATGCGACTGCGGTAGGGGTTGCCAGCGGCCGCTACACCGCCGAGGAGCTTCGCGCCGCCGAGGCGGACCATGTGCTCACGGCCCTGACCGAAGCCTTCCCGAACCTCTGA